Genomic DNA from Streptomyces sp. AM 2-1-1:
GGCGCCGAGGTCGCGGACCGGATCGAGGAAGCCGTTCTCGGTGGTGGTGCCGTGGTCCATGGTGTCGCCGGAATCGATGATCACGTCGATGCCGTACTGCTCGACGAGCGAGGCGACGATGTGCCAGGACGCCGGGTTGAGGTGGATGTCCGAGACGTGCAGGACCCGCAGGGTGCCCGGGTCCGGCTGGTAGACGGGGAGCGTGGAGGTGGCGTCGTACAGCCGGGAGACGTTGGTGACCAGCCGGGCCAGCTCCTGCTGGTAGACGTCGAACTCGGTGACGATCGAACGGGCGTCGCCGACCACCGAGGGGGCGCTGGAGAGCAGCCCCGAGAACTTCGGTTCCAGCACCGACTTCGGGTTCCAGGTGGCGTACGCGCTCACCCCCGACGCGGTCAGCAGCACCAGCGCGAGGCCGCCGGCGGCCAGCGCCGGGCGCGGGCGCCGGTAGACGATCAGGCCGAGCGCCGTCGCCCCGGTCAGGACGGCGACCACCGACCGCACCGCCAGCTCCCGCGCGCCGGCCGCGATGTCCTCGGTGACCTCGTCCTGGAGCCCGGAGAATCGTTCCGGCTTCTCCACCAGCCGCTGCGAGCGCTCGGGATCGAGGCGGTCCACGTCCACGTCGAGGCGGACGGGAGCGATGTGCGAGTCCAGCTCCAGCGCGCCGAGCGGGGAGACGTCCACCCGGGTGCCCCCGGTGAGCGAGGGGCGCAGGGCCATCGTGGTGTCCATGGGGCCGACCGGCGTACGCACGTCCCCCACGACCAGCAGCCCGAGCCAGGCGCCCAGCACCACCACCGCGAGCATCGCAAGCCCCCGCACCAGCGGGCGCGGCCGGCGTCCCGCGAGTTCGGGCACCGGCATCGGGGCGGTCCGGCGGCTCCGCCGGGAGCGGCCGGACCGCGAACGGGCCGCACGGGCGGACACCGAACGGGACGGACGGAACGGGACACGAACCATTGGACCCGTATGCCCGGTCCGCCCTCCGGCCATGCGGCGGGGGCGGGGCACGCCCGCGTACGGGTTGCGGGAGCGGCGGACAGTGCTCCTCCCCGGTCGTACGGGCGCGTAGGGGGGCGTACGGGACGTAGCGGACGTGCGGCGGACGGGCGGGCGCGCCGGGGCGGGCGTGCGTGACAATGGCGGGGTGCTGGAGATGACGCGCGAGCAGTTCGAAGAGCTGGTGAGTGAGGCGCTCGACCGGATCCCGCCGGAGCTGACGCGGCTGATGGACAACGTCGCGGTGTTCGTCGAGGACGAACCGGACCCCGGCGACCCCGAGTTGCTCGGGCTCTACGAGGGAACGCCGCTCACCGAACGGGGCGAGTGGTACGCGGGCGTCCTGCCGGACCGGATCACCGTCTACCGCGGCCCGACGCTGCGGATGTGCGAGACCCGCGAGGACGTCGTCGCGGAGACCGAGATCACCGTGGTCCACGAGATCGCCCACCACTTCGGGATCGACGACGCGCGGCTGCACGCGCTGGGTTACGCGTGAGCCGTCCCGGCGAGCCCCGCCGGGACGAGCCCGTCCTGCCCGCCCTGCCGGGGCCCCGCGAGGCGGCGGTGGTCGCCGTCGTGGCGGCCGGCGGAGCGCTCGGCGCCACCGCGCGGTACGCGGCGACGCTGGCCTGGCCCACCGGCGCGGGGGCCTTCCCGTGGACGGTCCTCGCCGTCAACGTCGCCGGCTGCGCGCTGATCGGCGTCCTCATGGTGCTGACCGTCGAGCTCTCCGTGGTCACCCGCCCGCTGCTGCGCCCCTTTCTCGGCGTGGGCGTCCTCGGCGGCTTCACCACCTTCTCCACGTACGCGGCCGACGTCTCGAAGCTGCTCCAGCGTCAGGAGGCGGCGACGGCCCTGGCCTACGCCGCCCTCACGGTGATGGGGGCGCTCGGCGCGGTCGGGGTCGCTGCGGCGGCGACGCGGGCGTGCGTGGCCCGCGTCCGGCGGGCGGGCGGGGACACGCGGTGAACTGGCTGCTGGTGATCGTCGGCGGGGCGGTGGGCGCGCCCCTGCGCCACCTGACGGACCGTCTGGTGCGCCGGTACCACGGAGCGGGGCTCGCGTACGTCTTCCCCTGGGGCACCTTCACGGTCAATGCCGCGGGCAGTCTGCTGCTCGGGGCGCTGACCGGCGCGGCCGTCTCCGCGCCGGCCTACGCCCTGCTGGGCACGGGGCTCTGCGGGGCGCTGACCACGTACTCGACCTTCTCCTACGAGACGCTCCGGATGGCCGAGACCGGACGGGGCTTCCTCGCGGGGGCCAACGTGGTGGCCTCGCTGCTGGTGGGGCTCGGCGCGGTGTTCCTCGGCGCGGAGGTGGCGGGCGGGGCCGGGTTCGGCGGGTGACGTCGGCGGGGGAGTGGAACGGGTGCGGCGGGGGCGGGTGCCGGGTGCCGGGTGCGGTGGCTGACGTCCGTGGGGACGTGGCGTCTCCGGGCGGTCTCGTTCGGGTGGGCCTCATGCGGGTGATGACCGGCGGATGAGGCGCACCGCTCGCGCCGTGGGCGTGTCCCAGGCGGGGTCCGGGGAGTTGGGCACCACGCACCCGTTCCCACGTTCCCGTCCCGGAGGTGCCCCGTGCGCCCGTTGCCCGTTCCCGCCCGCTGGGCGGTTCTCGCCGCGCTGATGCTGGGCGCCTCCACCGGGTGCGTGAGCGTCGACGCGGAGAAGACCGGGCCGCGTCCCTCGCGGTCCGCCGGTGCGGCCGGTGCGGTCGAGGAGCAGGACAGCGGGGTGGCCGGTACGTCCGGCCGCCCGGGCCCCGGTGACGGCAGCCGTCACCACACCGACCGGGGCAAGGACGGGAAGCCTGATCCCAAGCGCGCCGATGATTCCGCCTCGCCCAGCCCTTCGGCCAAGAAGCCGGCGCCCGGCAGGCCCACGCCCAGCCGGGACGGGGACGGAGGCGGGGCAGTGGTGGTGGTGCCGCCCGGGATCACGGCGGGACCCGGGGACCCCGGCGTCACGGCCGCTCCGGTCACGCCCGACCCCACACCACCGCCGGTCACCGACCCGGCCCCGGGCGGGGACACGGGTGGCCCGGGTCAGCCGGCGGAGTCACCGGACGTGCCGGAGGAACCCTCGCCACCCGCGGCCTCCCCGGTGGAGTGAGAAGCCGGAGTGAGATGCCGGTGCGGAGTGCCGGGGTGGAGCGGTGCGGCGCATCGGGAAGTACGCCGGAGCGGTGCGGGGGAGCGCGTGCGCGGAGTGCGTCGGTGGGCCCGTTCCGGCGATGCGCCGGGCACGTGGTCCGGTCGAGTGGTTCGGGCGAGTGGTTCGGGCGACGACGTCGGCCTCGACCAGGCCCGGGCGGCGCTGCGGACAGGCCGCCGGGATGATCGCTCCGATAGCATCACCGCAGGTCAGAGCCGTATGGCAGCGCTTGCTCGGGAGGCGGTTTGCGCAATACGGGGGAGAGTGCGTATGGTAGTAGATCGTTTGATCCTATGCCCGGCGCCGACACAGAAGAGCGCCGTGTGGCGCGTACTCTCCCTTGCCGTGGCTGGACCGCATTGAGGCGGTCGACATTGCGAAAACACGGAGTTACGGGCGCGTGCCGAGACTCCGGAAGGTTTCGCATTTCGCATGTCAATTTCCAGTTCTGACCACGCCGTCATGTCCGAAGACATCGACAACACCGAGCTCGCCCAGGTCGTCGAGCTCCCCACCGAGGCCGTCGTGGCCGAGGTCGCCCCCGCCCCCGTCGAGGTGACCGGCGAGCAGGCCCCCGAGGCCGTCTCCACCGAGGCCGAGGCCGAGGCCGCCACCGTCGAGACCGGGTCCGTCTCCGACGAGACCGTCTCCGACGAGGTCGCGGAGTCCGACGAGGACGCCGAGCCGACCCTCACCTTCGCCTCCCTGGGCCTGCCCGACGGCATCGTCCGCAAGCTGGCGCAGAACGGCGTGACCAGCCCCTTCCCGATCCAGGCCGCGACCATCCCGGACGCCCTGGCCGGCAAGGACATCCTGGGCCGCGGCCGTACCGGCTCCGGCAAGACGCTCTCCTTCGGTCTGCCGACCCTGGCCGCGCTCGCCGGTGGTCACACCGAGAAGAAGAAGCCCCGCGCGATCATCCTCACGCCGACCCGTGAGCTCGCGATGCAGGTCGCGGACGCGCTCCAGCCGTACGGCGACGTGCTCGGCCTCAAGATGAAGGTCGTCTGCGGCGGTACGTCCATGAGCAACCAGATCTACGCCCTGGAGCGCGGTGTCGACGTCCTCGTCGCCACCCCGGGCCGTCTGCGCGACATCATCAACCGCGGCGCCTGCTCGCTCGCGAACGTCCAGGTCGCCGTCCTCGACGAGGCCGACCAGATGTCCGACCTGGGCTTCCTGCCCGAGGTCACCGAGCTGCTCGACCAGATCCCCGGCGGCGGCCAGCGGATGCTCTTCTCCGCCACCATGGAGAACGAGATCGGCACCCTGGTCAAGCGCTACCTGACCAACCCGGTCACGCACGAGGTCGACAGCGCCCAGGGCAACGTCTCGACCATGTCGCACCACGTCCTCGTCGTGAAGCCGAAGGACAAGGCGCCGGTCACGGCCGCCATCGCCGCCCGCAAGGGCCGCACGATCATCTTCGTCCGCACCCAGCTGGGCGCCGACCGCATCGCCGAGCAGCTCATCGAGTCCGGTGTGAAGGCCGACGCGCTGCACGGCGGCATGACGCAGGGTGCTCGCACCCGCGTCCTGGAGGACTTCAAGAAGGGCTTCGTCAACGCCCTGGTCGCCACCGACGTCGCCGCCCGCGGCATCCACGTCGACGGCATCGACCTGGTGCTGAACGTGGACCCGGCCGGCGACCACAAGGACTACCTGCACCGCTCGGGCCGTACCGCCCGTGCCGGCAAGTCCGGTGTCGTCGTCTCGCTGGCGCTTCCGCACCAGCGTCGCCAGATCTTCCGCCTGATGGAGGACGCGGGCGTCGACGCCTCGCGCCACATCGTCCAGGGCGCGGGCGTCTTCGAGCCCGAGGTCGCCGAGATCACCGGCGCCCGTTCGCTCACCGAGGTCCAGGCCGACTCGGCGAACAACGCCGCCAAGCAGGCCGAGCGCGAGGTCGCCGAGCTGACCAAGCAGCTGGAGCACGTGCAGCGCCGCGCCGGTGAACTCCGCGAGGAGGCCGACCGCCTGGTGGCCCGTGCCGCGCGCGAGCGGGGCGACGACCCGGAGCAGGCGGTGGCCGAGGCCGTCGCCGAGGCGGAGGCCGCCGTCGAGGCAGCCGTCGCCGTGCCGGAGCAGCAGCCGGCGGTCCGCGAGGAGCGCCGTGACGAGCGTGGCAACTACGAGCGCCGCGACAACCGCGGTGGTGACCGTGGTGGTTACCGCGGTGGCAACGACCGTCGTGACGACCGTCCGTCGGGCGGCTTCCGTTCCGGTGGCGACCGTCCGTCGGGTGGTTTCCGTTCCGGTGGTGACCGTCGTGACGACCGTGGTGGGCGTCCGTTCCAGGGTCGTGACGACCGTCCGTCGGGCGGCTTCCGTTCCGGTGGCGACCGTCCGTCGGGTGGTTTCCGTTCCGGTGGTGACCGTCGTGACGACCGTGGTGGGCGTCCGTTCCAGGGTCGCGACGACCGTCCGTCGGGCGGTTTCCGTTCCGGTGGCGACCGCCGTGACGACCGCCCCTCCGGTGGCTTCCGCGCCGGCGGTGACCGTCGTGACGACCGTGGTGGGCGTCCGTTCCAGGGTCGCGACGACCGTCCGTCGGGCGGCTTCCGCTCGGGTGGCGACCGTCGTGACGACCGCCCCTCCGGTGGCTTCCGCGCCGGTGGCGACCGTCCGGTCAACCGCGACCGTCGTGACGACCGCCCGACCGGCGGCTTCCGCTCCGGTGGCACCGGCGACCGCCCGCAGGGCCGTCGTGACGACCACCGCGGTGGCGGCAGCACCGGTACGAGCACCGGCAGTTTCGGCCGCCGTGACGACAAGCCCCGCTGGAAGCGCAACGGCTGACCGGTCGTCCACGACCTGACGGCTTCCTGAGCCGTTGACCGTCCACCAGGGCCCGTACGACACCGCGAGGTGTCGTACGGGCCCTGGTGCGTGTCCGGGCCCGCACGGTGCCTCCGGCGACCGTGCCCCCGGCCGGCGGGTGGCGCGGCCCGCTTCGGCCGGCCCCTTCCGCCTGCTCACGAGGCCGCGATCCACCGCCCCATGACCACCCGACGGCCCGGCTGCCCGGCACGACGGACCCTGACGGGATACCGGCTCGGCTCGCGGGTTCGGGCGGGCTATGCTCGTGGGTGATCCGGTAAGGGCCGTTAGCTCAATTGGTCAGAGCAGCGGACTTTTAATCCGTTGGTTGTGGGTTCGAGTCCCACACGGCCTACCGATCGCAGGGCGGGGAGACCTCCTCGGACCTGCTGCGAAGCGCCCCGATCGGCTCCGGCCCGCCGGGGCGCTTCGTCGCTACCGGCCGCGTGCGCGCGCGAGGGCCGCGTTGACGGTCATGCCGGGGCGCCCGGGTGGGCCTTCGACTGCAAGCGCGAGGCGGCGTCCGCCCAGAGCGGCATGCCGAAGACTCCGGCGACGGCTCCGTCCTCGTACCAACCGGTGCCGGACAGCCAGACCTCCAGCCACTCGGCGAGGCTGCCCGCGTCCACGAACCAGGCTCCGGACAGGTCCTGGTCGCGGATCGCGTTCGGTTCGAAGAGCAGGACGGCAGCGTCCTCGCTCAGGCAGTCGACCGCGGCGACCATGGCGCAGCCCCAGTCCAGGACGGGTACGACCCCCCCGGGGCCAGGACCACCAAGTGTCCGCGTCGGCGGGCGGAAGGCGATCGAGATAGCTCTCCACCACGGTGGTTTCGTCGTCGGACCCGGGCGCGGGTGTGAGCGACAGCAGGGATTCCTCCGGGCCGAATCCCCCGTTGCCCACCTGCCGGTACAGCGCGGCGAGGTGGGGGTGGAGCCGGAATCCGAGCCGGTTCTCCGCGGCCGTCAGTTGGAGGGCGGTGAGGGGTGTCTGGAGGCGTTCGCTCTTCGCGGCCTCGGCCGCGACCCGTCCGAGCAGATCGTCGAAGTCGTTCATGCGGCCCATCCTCGCCGCTCGGCCGTCGCCCCCACGGTCGGAGGGTCCGGCGGAGGGGTCCGTCGGGTCGGCCGAGCGCGTCCCCTCAGCCGAGGATGCCCATTCCGCCGGCCTCGGCCTCCGTTGCGGTGCCCGGGACGGTGACCTCGACGGGGCGGCCGAGGTCGGTGAGGGTCAGCGTGCTGACGGACGTGGCGGCGCCCTCGATCCGCAGCGACATCCGGATCCGCGTGGCGCGCCCGTGCCCGTCCACCCACACGTCGACGGGTACCGGGATCTCGCCGCCCACCATCTGGCGCAGCGTCTTCGCGGTCGTCAGCGACTCCTCGGACATCTCCAGCGTCAGGGCCTCGAAGGGGAGCCGGCCGCGGTAGTGCGTGGTCGGCGTGGAGCCCGTCTTCTCCTCGCCGGCCGCACGGAAGTCCGTGCCCATGGCGGCCTGCCGCAGCGTGTACTCGGGGTCGTTGGCGGGAGACCGGAGGATGTGCTGGGCTTCGAGGTCGTCCCGGTCGACGACGGACCACCCCCTCGTCCCGCTCCCTGCCGTGCCCCGCAGATAGACCTTCCCGTCGGCGAAGACCTCGTCGAAGCGGGCCGCCGACGCCGGCTCGACGTCTGTGGTGCCCCGGTGGTGGACGAAGTCGTGCGCGCCGCCGCCGGATATGACGTAGGTGGCGTCGGCGCCCGTGCCCAACTCCGTGCGGTGCGCGGTGCGTGCCGTGGTGCGGCCGGTCGCCTCGACGGCGGCGAGGACGAGCCGCGTGGGGTCGCTCTCCGGCGTGGGGGAGACGCTCTTCGCCGGGTTGATCGGGTCCGCCACACTCGCCCGCTCCGTCGCGCCCGCGCTCTCGGTGGAGGAGGACGTGCCGCAACCGCCCGCGAGCAGCGCGGTGCAGACGAAGGCGAGGGAGAGGGCACGGCGCAGCAAGGAGGGCTCCGGATCGTCAGGGGTGGGGCGCGCCCCCTGAGGCGGCGGGCCGGCGTGGTCCGCAGCCTACGTACCTGTGAGTCACCTGTGCGCCGTCGGGGCCCGCTCCGTACTCACCGCTCGTCGGCGAGCGCCTTCCGGAGGCGGTGGCCGCGGCTGTGCGCCGGGGGTCTGTACTCCGGAGCGCCCGGGGGGTGGGCGTACGCGTCGGGGCGGGCGCCGGAGGCGGAGTGGCCCTCGGACGTGATCACGGCAGATCCGCTGATGGTGCGGTCGCAGTCGACGCAGATGAGGGGGATCACTGGCGGGCCGCCCGCCACGCGCGGCTGAGACGGTCCGCGATCGCGCACTCCGCGCGGTCCGAGCGGCAGGCCGCGCATTCCGAGGTGTGGGTGATCAGGGTGCGGTACTCGGTGTCCCCGGGGGCGCCGGGGTCGGCCGGTTCTGCCATGTCGGTGCTCTTCCGTGTCGGGGCGGGATGGTCGATCTCGGCCCACACCCGGGCGATGCCGTCGGCACCGACCTCGTGGCCGAAGCGGTCACCGTGCGCCAGCGTCATGAGGATCGTGCTGTGGAGAGCGTTGCTCAGCGGAGAGGGGAGCGGGGCCTCCACCCGGACGGCGCCGGGTGCGCGTGTCACGCGTGGCTCGGTACCTGTCGCGGCGGCGAGCATGCCCGCGAGGGCGGCGACGCGCGGCGGTACGGAGGGCATGGCTCTCCCCTGGGTGATTGCCTCACACTTCGTGAAGCTGAATATTCAGCTTCGACCTGATGGGTTAGCTTTGTCAATGTCCGACTTCCACTGCTGGGAGCTGTGCATATGCCTCGCGACACCCCTTACCTCCAGGTGGCCGACGCTCTCCGCGACCGCATTCGGGCGGGCGAGTGGGCGGTGGGTGACA
This window encodes:
- a CDS encoding metallophosphoesterase is translated as MPVPELAGRRPRPLVRGLAMLAVVVLGAWLGLLVVGDVRTPVGPMDTTMALRPSLTGGTRVDVSPLGALELDSHIAPVRLDVDVDRLDPERSQRLVEKPERFSGLQDEVTEDIAAGARELAVRSVVAVLTGATALGLIVYRRPRPALAAGGLALVLLTASGVSAYATWNPKSVLEPKFSGLLSSAPSVVGDARSIVTEFDVYQQELARLVTNVSRLYDATSTLPVYQPDPGTLRVLHVSDIHLNPASWHIVASLVEQYGIDVIIDSGDTMDHGTTTENGFLDPVRDLGAPYVWVRGNHDSSDTQTYLRGLENAHVLDEGSTVTVAGLRIAGTGDPQFTPDRSLARGGEAAERMAGLRLASALRDQTRAGTPVDIAVAHDPQAARQTDGTVPLVLAGHVHHRVNEVLPLGTRLKVEGSTGGGGLRAVQNEKPEKVRASVLYLDRATRRLQAWDEITLGGLGLTTAEVSRHLPEENTPEATPSGTASPGSPTPATPSSPGSPVPAAPSPAGERRPSP
- a CDS encoding metallopeptidase family protein, whose amino-acid sequence is MLEMTREQFEELVSEALDRIPPELTRLMDNVAVFVEDEPDPGDPELLGLYEGTPLTERGEWYAGVLPDRITVYRGPTLRMCETREDVVAETEITVVHEIAHHFGIDDARLHALGYA
- a CDS encoding CrcB family protein, which codes for MPALPGPREAAVVAVVAAGGALGATARYAATLAWPTGAGAFPWTVLAVNVAGCALIGVLMVLTVELSVVTRPLLRPFLGVGVLGGFTTFSTYAADVSKLLQRQEAATALAYAALTVMGALGAVGVAAAATRACVARVRRAGGDTR
- a CDS encoding CrcB family protein — its product is MNWLLVIVGGAVGAPLRHLTDRLVRRYHGAGLAYVFPWGTFTVNAAGSLLLGALTGAAVSAPAYALLGTGLCGALTTYSTFSYETLRMAETGRGFLAGANVVASLLVGLGAVFLGAEVAGGAGFGG
- a CDS encoding DEAD/DEAH box helicase, which produces MSEDIDNTELAQVVELPTEAVVAEVAPAPVEVTGEQAPEAVSTEAEAEAATVETGSVSDETVSDEVAESDEDAEPTLTFASLGLPDGIVRKLAQNGVTSPFPIQAATIPDALAGKDILGRGRTGSGKTLSFGLPTLAALAGGHTEKKKPRAIILTPTRELAMQVADALQPYGDVLGLKMKVVCGGTSMSNQIYALERGVDVLVATPGRLRDIINRGACSLANVQVAVLDEADQMSDLGFLPEVTELLDQIPGGGQRMLFSATMENEIGTLVKRYLTNPVTHEVDSAQGNVSTMSHHVLVVKPKDKAPVTAAIAARKGRTIIFVRTQLGADRIAEQLIESGVKADALHGGMTQGARTRVLEDFKKGFVNALVATDVAARGIHVDGIDLVLNVDPAGDHKDYLHRSGRTARAGKSGVVVSLALPHQRRQIFRLMEDAGVDASRHIVQGAGVFEPEVAEITGARSLTEVQADSANNAAKQAEREVAELTKQLEHVQRRAGELREEADRLVARAARERGDDPEQAVAEAVAEAEAAVEAAVAVPEQQPAVREERRDERGNYERRDNRGGDRGGYRGGNDRRDDRPSGGFRSGGDRPSGGFRSGGDRRDDRGGRPFQGRDDRPSGGFRSGGDRPSGGFRSGGDRRDDRGGRPFQGRDDRPSGGFRSGGDRRDDRPSGGFRAGGDRRDDRGGRPFQGRDDRPSGGFRSGGDRRDDRPSGGFRAGGDRPVNRDRRDDRPTGGFRSGGTGDRPQGRRDDHRGGGSTGTSTGSFGRRDDKPRWKRNG